A window of candidate division KSB1 bacterium genomic DNA:
CATTTCCTCTAGCCCCGGCTCATAAATTGGCACGATCCCTTTCTTCAATTTCTCGATCTTCTCTTGATCAATGTCCACACATGTCACATCGATCCCCGTCTCGGCAAAACAGGTTCCAGTAACTAAGCCAACATAGCCAGTTCCAACAACTGATATTTTCACTCCTACCTCCTTAAATTTTTCCGATCATTCTTTTGAAAAGGCTTCTATCACTTAACATTTTTATTTATTTTGCCCATTGATAATGACCAGCTCACAGGGTGCAATAAATTATTCTAGTAAAGGGGGGGACTAAAAAATGTCATCGCTGCATCGCAACCGTATGGGTGCGTGAAAGGATTTTTGATGCAGGATCGCCCCAATGGAATTTTTTAGCCTCCCGGTACAACCTGCATCAGTTCATTAATTGTGGTGCGGAGCACATGGGGATCGAGGTCCGCGTGCAATCGGCCGTCATACGCCAGAGATATCTTGCCGGTCTCCTCAGAAACCACAATCACCAGCGCATCCGATTCCTCAGATAGTCCCACCGCCGCTAAGTGTCGTGTTCCATACTGAGAACCGATATTAGGGTTCTGGCTGAGCGGTAGGATGCATTGAGCCGCTTCAATGACATCATTCTGAATGATGATAGCGCCATCATGAAGCGGGGAACGGGGATTGAAAATGGAGACAATCAAAGGAACCGAGACTTTCGCTTGGATGCTTTGCCCGCTCTCGATAATGGATTTAATCCCGGCATTGCGGACCAATACGATAAGCCCGCCCATCCCTCGTCTGCTCAGCTCCACGGCAGCCTTCACCACTTCTTCGGTGACGCGCGGCGTAATCGTTACTTTAAAAATTTTCCTGATCAGAGGCATCTGGCCGATATAGATGAGAATTCGGCGCAGCTCTGGTTGAAACAGGATCACAAATGCAACCAGCCAGACGGTTTTCAGGTTTTCGAAAATCCAGTTCAAGCCGCTCAACCCCAATAGTTGCACCACCACAGATGCCAGCAAGATCAACACGAGACCGATAAACATTTGTGCAGCACGAGACCCCCGAATAAAGAAGTAAAGCTTATAGAGGATATACGAGATGATGGCGATATCCAGGACATCGATCAACGAAACTGTTAGAAAGCCAATACGAAGCAATTCCAATCTCATCATCACCACCGGAGGTTTTTTAATTGATATTTACCGAAAAATATAGCTCAAATGCCGCACTTAAAAAGTGGCTCAAATCACATTTTTCGATTAACCGAAAATGCCTCCTCAATTGCCCCTCGGAACCGTAGTTCGACAAGTTTAGACAGCGATTTTTCCCACTAACCGATCTGCAATCTGACAGGCTCTCACCATTGGCAGCACATCATGCACCCGAATGATATGAGCACCGTTTTGGATTGCAACAACCACAGCAGCAATCGTCCCTTCCAGGCGCTGATCTGGTGGCAAATTCAGCACCTTGCCGATAAACGATTTCCGCGAGGGACCCACCAGGATCGGACATTCCAGCCGACTAAATTCCTTCAGCCGCCTTATAATCTCATAATTGTCCATTAATCGCTTACCGAAGCCAATACCAGGATCGATGATGATCCGATCGCGAGGAATTCCCGCAGCCAATGCCATTTCGATGCTTTCTGCTAGATAGTCGCAGATCTCACCAATCACATCATCATAATGAGGATCCTGTTGCATGTTTTTTGGCTGGCCTTTGATATGCATCAGCACGACTGGCACTTGAAATCGGGCCACAACGAATTTCATGTCAGGATCGAATCGCAGCCCGCTGATGTCATTGATCATATTGGCCCCGGCATGCAAAGCTGCTTCCGCCACCGGCGCCTTATAAGTATCCACAGAAATTGGCACATCCACCAGATTCGCCAATCCTCGGATCACTGGCAACAGACGCGCAATTTCCTCCTCTGCAGAGATCGGTTCTGCCCCGGGTCTGGTGGACTCGGCTCCCACATCTATTATATCTGCCCCTTGTCTGGCTAGTTCCATTCCCCGAGCAATGGCGCGGTCCGGTTCGAAATATTCACCTCCATCTGAAAACGAATCCGGAGTGACATTCAGAATGCCCATAATATGGGTTCTGGCTGAAAGGTCCAACGTTTTAGCTCCAACCGATAATTTGTAATGCCGAGCAAGTTCCATCTGAGCCAATTTCAATGAGAATCCCATATGAATTATCGAAAACAAAAATAGATCGCCCTTTAGTCTGGGCAATTGACAATGGATAATTTCTCAACCTGAAAGAATTGTTCCTTAAGCGGTCATGTTTCAATCAATGGTTGCTGATCCAACGAGAAAGCGTATGCATGGTAAACGGACAAGTTCAATTTTTCATTTTCCATTCTCAACAGATTGCGCCTTGCTGGAATCTGGATGTAGCAAGGCGAATAGGTGTTTCCGGGCTTCTTCAGCGAATTCATCTTCCACCCCCTTGCGAAGACGAATCCGCTCGCGAAGATGTTCGATCGCCAATGGCAAGTTCCCCTGGGCTTCGTAAAGGTAAGCCAGATAAAGATGGGCATTGGGATGATTATTGATCGCTATAGCGCGTTTCAATAATTGTTCGGCTGTGTCATAATCATCGGAGTTGTAATATAGGATCCCCAGATTATAGTACGCATCAGCGTTCTGGGGCTGGAGCTGCAGCACGCGATTGTAAATCTCAATGATCTTTAATATTTCGTTTCGGACCAAATAGATTTTTCCTAATGCCATCAAGGCAGGCACCGAGTTCGGATTGATGTCTAGATATCGCTCTAACAGTTGAATTGCTTGCTTGCGCTGATTTTCGAATAGATAATGATCTGACAGCATCAAGTAGGCGTCCTCATACGTTGGATCGAAAAAAATCGCACGCTCAAATAATTCACGCTCGTTTTTAAAACCCAAATGGCGATAGCGTGAAGGATGCAGTCGCGATAGGGCTAAATACAGCCGAGGTTCATTGGGCTGCAATCGATAGGCTCGAAGCAGCATCTGTTCCGCCATAGACCACCGCTGCTGATAGATATAATATTCTCCCAGATACAACCACGCCTCGGCACAACTGGAATCCTTGGTCAGCGCGCGATTCAACCAAATCTTGGTTCGTTCGAACTCATCTGCAGGGGATTCACCGTTCTTTTTCTTTGCTGCAGCGAATGAAAATTGAATTTTCCCTGCCAAAACCAATGCATCCACCAGGGAACTATCGTTAGCAATCACATTTTCAATTCGGTTTTTGGCAAGGACTAATTTTTGATCTTGATACAGCTCAATCGCCTCAAGCAGCTGCCGATAATTTTCGAGCGATGTGTAGCCAATGGTTCTAGCAACCGAACGAGGTTTGAGACGAAAATAGTGTAAAATAGTATCACAAACCGCAAGCGCGATTGTGGGGAACTGACTTGGGATAAGTGACAAGGTGTCACAGCGGACGACCGAACCGACTGGAATTTGAACCAAATGATAAATCAAAGTTGGATAGGATGAGGATCCTGTCAATTCCCCGAACAGTAAATGGTCCACATGAAATAATTGTTGCAATCGTCCCAAATCGAGAGAATCGCAGGTAAGATCGCCGGGGGTCCATTTATCAACGATGACAATCGCTTGATCGGCCAGCGCCCGATGCAATTGTTGAGCGACCATCCGCCACAGTGCTGGTGCCATCCACTGGGAATTGCCCAATGAGGCATTGCCGCGCACAGGAAGCATCATGAGACGGAATTTCACTGCTGGTTCCCTGTGGCGATACCGATCAAGCCAATTCCCTGCCAGGATGAACATGCCGATCAATGCAACACCGAGAAGCAATTTCCGTTTATCCATCCACTCAGCAGTTTTGTAAAAATAGAGCAAAATGATAATGGCGCTGATCAAAATTATCAGCGCCAAAGGCGAGAAAATCCAGAGCTCGGAAATCGTATCGCCGAAATTGCTCAACCAACCAGCTTTCGGCAACGCATCATCCGCTAATAAACCGTTTCCAAACCAACTTTTGGAAACTGCCATTATCCCACCAACAATCGCTATCCCCACCATAGTCGCTCTCCCGTTGTCGAACTTGTTGCATATTTACCCACCCATCAGCACGGCGATTTACTTCGTCGAGTGCAAAGTTGTAACAATGGTTCTCCCTTTTGGATCTTCTGATCATTTAGAACCAACGCCATCATTTACTCAGCCTGATGGATCGGTTCTGATAGAAAAAATCCGCCAAGCATAAATTTCAACTCCAAGTAACGCCCCTCGGAGCAGGCCACAAATCTCAAATAGATCGAGTTATCTGATGTAATTTTTGCTTTTGGGTTTATCAGACGAGTTCTTTTTCAGCCTCTGGTTTCTGAGCCGCGCTGGATTTTTTGCGAGTCCTTCGTTTTGGTTCTGGAGCTTTAGCAAGGCTTGACCCATTCACAGCTAGCTTGGCCTGGGATTTATTTCGAGTTTGTTTTTTTCGTTCTTCATCCACCTGGTTCAAGATCGCATCGATCTCATTGCCGTCCAGCATCTCGCGTTCCAGCAGAGCTTTGGCCAATGCGTGCAATTTGTCAAGGTTTTCTTGAATCAGTTTTTCTGCGGTATTAGCTGCTTTCTCAACAATTGCTCTGACCTCTTGATCGATCAATTGGGCGGTTTTTTCGCTGTAATCTCGGTGTTGGGCGATTTCTCGGCCCAGGAAGATTTCTTCCTGTTTTTTGCCGAACGTCATTGGCCCTAACCGTTCACTCATGCCCCATTCGCATACCATTTTGCGGGCAATTTCGGTAGCGCGCTCAATGTCGTTCCCAGCCCCAGTGGTCAATTGATTCAGAACAATTTTCTCGGCTGCACGTCCGCCTAATAGATGGATCAACATCCGCTCGCAATAATCCTTCGAGTAGTTATGTTTCTCATCCAACGGCAGCGTAGTGGTTACGCCCAATGCGCGACCGCGGGGAATAATGGTCACCTTATGCACTGGATCTGATCCAGGAGTCAATTTGGCTACCATGGCATGACCCGCCTCGTGATAGGCTGTGCTCCGTTTCTCTTCGTCGCTGATCAATAGGCTTTTCCGCTCGGTTCCCATGAGCACTTTATCCTTGGCCTCTTCCAGGTCCTCCATGTCCACTTTCTTCTTATTCTTGCGAGCGGCCAACAGCGCGGCCTCATTGACCATATTGGCCAGATCAGCCCCGGAGAATCCCGGCGTCCCTTTGGCCAGCACTGAAATGTCTACGTCGCTACCCAATGGGATTTTCCGGGTATGAACCTTCAGAATTCCTTCACGACCGCGAACATCAGGCCGGTCAACCACGATCTGTCTATCGAACCGGCCAGGTCGCAAAAGGGCAGAGTCCAACACATCGGGTCGATTGGTGGCGGCCAACAAAATCACACCCTCATTCGAATCAAAACCATCCATTTCCACCAGTAACTGGTTCAGCGTTTGCTCGCGTTCATCATGGCCGCCGCCCAATCCAGCACCACGATGCCGGCCGACTGCGTCCAGTTCATCGATAAAAATGATGCATGGCGCGTTCTTTTTGCCCTGCTCAAATAGATCGCGTACCCGAGACGCACCAACACCGACAAACATCTCAACAAAATCCGCTCCAGACATGCTGAAAAATGGCACCCCAGCCTCCCCAGCAACCGCCTTGGCCAGCAAGGTCTTGCCTGTCCCCGGCGGGCCTAACAGCAATGCACCTTTCGGAATTTTGCCACCCAATTTTTGAAATTTCTCTGGCTCCTTTAAGAAATCGATGATCTCTTTGAGCTCTTGCTTGGCCTCGTCCGCCCCTGCCACATCCTCGAACGTCACCCGCAGTTTATTTTCAGAGATCATTCGGGCCCGCGATTTGCCAAACGAGAAGATGCCTTTAGCGCCGCCGCCCTGCATCCGGCGCAGTAGCACGAACCAGAAGATGATCAAAATTAAGAACGGCAAAGCATTTAACAGGTAGCCCCACCATTCCACTGTCCGAGGTTTGGCCTCCACCCGCAAGCCATAATCATCGATCCACCGAAAGACTGTATTGATATCCACCTGCTCTGGCAAGACCACCTGGTATGGCTGTCGCTCCATGTCATCCCCCTTGAGGATCACTTGAAGCTCTTGCCCCTTAATCATCACCTCGCTGATCTTCCCTGTCTCTAGCCATTCCTTGAATTGCTTCAAATCGGCTTGCCGATCCTCAGTCCCACCTGGCTTGAACCATTGGGAAACCCAAAAGATCATGATGATGAAAATCACCCAAAAAATCAATGTCCGCGTAGCTTTTTGCCACTGGAAGCTATCGTCCTTTTTTTTGGGGCTCTGGTTATTCCGGTTTGGCGGGTTATTCGATTCTTTCCGCATCCTCACTGGTTGCTCTGGCGAGTCGTCTGCGAAATAATTGTTGGGGAAAACGTCGCTCATCGATGAACTCTTCTCCAATTCTGATTTATTAATCTAAAACATAGATGTCGCGCAAATTGCGATATTTTTGATCATAATCTAAACCATATCCAACCACAAATTTGGTCGGTATGGTGAAACCCACGTAATCGAGTTTGAAATCGACCACGGCGTTGCCCTCTTTCAGTAACAATGAAGCAAATTTCAACGAAGCTGGTTTTGTCCCCTCAAACATCTGCTCCAAAAATTTAATCGACCGACCAGAATCCGCGATGTCTTCTACGATTAAAATATGACGACCATCGACATGGCTATCGAACAGTTTTTTGGTCTTGATCTGTCCAGTAGACACGCGACCACCGCCATAGCTCGATATTTTGACAAAATCCACTTCGCAATCAATATCCATTTCTCGAATCAGATCAGATAAGAAGATAAATGCTCCATTCAGCACTCCGATCAAGATAGGGCACTTATCGCGATAGTCATCAGAAATCTGACGTGCCAGTTCCTTCACGCGACGATCGATCTCCTGACGACTGATCAGAATTTTATACTTCGATAAATTTCCATCAAAACATGGTTGATCCGTCATGCAGCAATTCCCTTTTCAATAACTTTTAACATCAGCACACGTGTTGTTCGATCGGTAATTTTGAATTTGTCATCGATCTGGTGTCCCACTACCCAGATGATCCCAGCATCGCACACCAATAGCGGGATCTCACGGCGTTCATGCAGCGGAACTTTTCGATCGATGAAAAAATCCGATAACTTTTTTTGCCCTGGTGAATTCAGCGGCCGAAATCGATCTCCTGGTTGAGGAAGTCGAATTTTCAACTCTCCGATCACCTGATCATAATCAATATATTCCACTGTCCGATCAGTTGGAAAAATTTGGGGCACTTCTCGAATTGTCATCAGCCGATTCTCCAATAGCAGGTGCTCATTGGACAGTGGCACGACACTATTTAACGGCACGGATTTTTTGCCCGGAACTCCGCCTCGTCGGCAAAAAGCCAGAAAATGCGAATCATGCCATACTTCCCATTCGGAACTGAGTTTCACCTTTTTGCCCGAACGTCTATTTGAGGCCAGCCTTAAAATCCGCTCAATCTTATTAGCAGTTAAAACCGAACGCGGCAGCGCCAATCTCGCCACGATCTCATACAATGCATACTTTTGAACAATGATAAAATACTTTAAAAAACCATTAAGGTCAAGGATTATTTTATCTTTTTTTGAACTGACCAGGCAACGATCAACAGCCAGCCGCCCCTGTTCGGCCAAATAAATTTCCACCTCCGACATGATCCCCGCAGTCCGCAATATGGCGCTCTTGACTGCTGGGTTGAACTGCTTCTCCAAATAGGGTATCAGTTCATGTCGGATGCGATTTCGGCGATAATGAAACATGACATTGGTTTCATCCTCAACAAAGTCTAACTTGTACGCTCGAGCATAAGTTTCAATCTCCTTTCGAGTGGCAAATAGTAGCGGACGGATGATCTTGCCGCGACGCACTGGCATCCCAGATAGCCCTTTGACCCCGCTGCCGCGCAACCAATGATCGAGTATCGTCTCCACTTGGTCGTCAGCCTGATGTCCCAGCGCAATGTGGTCCGCTCCTGTCCGCTTTAATGCCCACTGGAACACCTGATACCGTAGCAATCGTGCCCCTTCCTCCTCGGAAACCTTGTGGCGCTCCTGATACTTTCTCACATTCACTTTGCGGACAATCAGGGGAAGCTGATAGCGCTCAGCCAATTGTGCAACAAATCGCTCGTCTCGATCCGACTGCTCCCCTCGCAGACCATGATTCACATGCAAAATTTCTAATTGCAAACCAAATTGGTCTCGAATCTGAATCAACAAATGCAACAGCACCACCGAATCGATCCCGCCAGATACGGCCACTAAAACATGATCTCCAGAGCGAATCAGTTGGTGGTTTTCATTGTAGTCGATAAAATTTTTTACCAGGTCTGTCATTGGATCCCCCTGTTTCCTCGGAGCTTGCTTTATAGCTCATCTCCGACATTCCGTGCGATACCTTATATATCACCCCCCCACTAAAAAAAAAGACCTTTCAGTTAGAAAGGTCTTTGTCCACATCATCAATTCAATTTATTTGCACTCCGATATATGAGTAGCGGCGAAGGGACTTGAACCCCTGACACGTGGATTATGATTCCACTGCTCTACCAACTGAGCTACGCCGCCAAATAGACGCGATAAATATACGATATTTTGCAACGAAAGTCAAGGGAAATTTTGGTCCATTCTTTATGGTCGCTTCGATCGCAGCAGCGGGAAAAACCTCTGAAATTTATTTAGTCAAAACATTCGTGTCTTTATTTATCGAAATGATAGAATCACAATGATTCAAATGCGATTCGTTTTTATCATAAGGCCATTCGATTTGCTCCTCAACAAAATCTGATAAAAAATTTAGCTGGTCATACTTCTCAAGCTTGCAATTCTGGCTCATTTGCTTGCTGGTCTATTTTGATGTTCGTTTGAAATGCAAAATCTATATCACTGCGAAAATTGCAGCGTCACCGTTTTTCGAACGAAATCTTCTACCGAATTATTTGCGAATTTAACAATCAATTGCCAGCGCTGATGTGAAATTCTTTCTATTGTCGCACCATCAGCTTGATGGATCTCCCAACTGGTTTTCAACGGAATATCGTATTGATTTCCTGGTCGACCTTCAATAATTAAGTAGAGCTGGTTTTTCGTCATTTGATAATCGATCAATTTCAGCGCTTGGGAACGGCTGCCCGCAATCCTTTCTGGGAAAGGAATTTCAAATTCGATCCCTAAGCGATAGTCGATGAGGATCTCATTTTGCGCAGCAAGGCTGGCCTGGATCTGACAATGGATATCATATCCCGTGGTATTAAGCGAAAAATTGGCAGGATTTCCGTTAATTGACACCGCAAGGACGCCGGTTCCCAGACCAAAGGCTGGGGAAAAGTTTAATGTAAAAGGAGCATTAGAATGGTTGATGATCTTCAATCGCAGTTGATGATCATCTTTTGTCAAGATAAAATCGAACAAATGTTCGCCACAGCGAAAGTGGTTGATCGCCACATGGTCCCAATCCGTTGGCAAATGAGGCGAAAGCACAATTTCCCGTGCAAGAGAATCTCCCCTCAAGCCCAACAGCCCAGAAACCAGCGGAAGAATAATCCCAGTGGCGGAAAAAAGCTGATGGGGGACTGAAGTGGAGACAGGTCGATAGAATTCGCCGGATAAAAGTTCGGTATGCCAGCCTAACGCATCGAGTTCGGTCAAGCGGGCATTTGCCAACAGATTGTGCCAGCCATTGATTGCGCGATGATGACGATATTGAGCCGTGGCGACGTAACCAGTGGTGAAGGGCCAGACACTCCCATTGTTGTAACTGATTGGATCGTAGTAACTGCTGGTTCTGACCACGCCTCGAACTCCCCAGTCCGTGC
This region includes:
- the cdaA gene encoding diadenylate cyclase CdaA produces the protein MMRLELLRIGFLTVSLIDVLDIAIISYILYKLYFFIRGSRAAQMFIGLVLILLASVVVQLLGLSGLNWIFENLKTVWLVAFVILFQPELRRILIYIGQMPLIRKIFKVTITPRVTEEVVKAAVELSRRGMGGLIVLVRNAGIKSIIESGQSIQAKVSVPLIVSIFNPRSPLHDGAIIIQNDVIEAAQCILPLSQNPNIGSQYGTRHLAAVGLSEESDALVIVVSEETGKISLAYDGRLHADLDPHVLRTTINELMQVVPGG
- the folP gene encoding dihydropteroate synthase; translated protein: MGFSLKLAQMELARHYKLSVGAKTLDLSARTHIMGILNVTPDSFSDGGEYFEPDRAIARGMELARQGADIIDVGAESTRPGAEPISAEEEIARLLPVIRGLANLVDVPISVDTYKAPVAEAALHAGANMINDISGLRFDPDMKFVVARFQVPVVLMHIKGQPKNMQQDPHYDDVIGEICDYLAESIEMALAAGIPRDRIIIDPGIGFGKRLMDNYEIIRRLKEFSRLECPILVGPSRKSFIGKVLNLPPDQRLEGTIAAVVVAIQNGAHIIRVHDVLPMVRACQIADRLVGKIAV
- a CDS encoding tetratricopeptide repeat protein — translated: MVGIAIVGGIMAVSKSWFGNGLLADDALPKAGWLSNFGDTISELWIFSPLALIILISAIIILLYFYKTAEWMDKRKLLLGVALIGMFILAGNWLDRYRHREPAVKFRLMMLPVRGNASLGNSQWMAPALWRMVAQQLHRALADQAIVIVDKWTPGDLTCDSLDLGRLQQLFHVDHLLFGELTGSSSYPTLIYHLVQIPVGSVVRCDTLSLIPSQFPTIALAVCDTILHYFRLKPRSVARTIGYTSLENYRQLLEAIELYQDQKLVLAKNRIENVIANDSSLVDALVLAGKIQFSFAAAKKKNGESPADEFERTKIWLNRALTKDSSCAEAWLYLGEYYIYQQRWSMAEQMLLRAYRLQPNEPRLYLALSRLHPSRYRHLGFKNERELFERAIFFDPTYEDAYLMLSDHYLFENQRKQAIQLLERYLDINPNSVPALMALGKIYLVRNEILKIIEIYNRVLQLQPQNADAYYNLGILYYNSDDYDTAEQLLKRAIAINNHPNAHLYLAYLYEAQGNLPLAIEHLRERIRLRKGVEDEFAEEARKHLFALLHPDSSKAQSVENGK
- the ftsH gene encoding ATP-dependent zinc metalloprotease FtsH; translation: MIFWVSQWFKPGGTEDRQADLKQFKEWLETGKISEVMIKGQELQVILKGDDMERQPYQVVLPEQVDINTVFRWIDDYGLRVEAKPRTVEWWGYLLNALPFLILIIFWFVLLRRMQGGGAKGIFSFGKSRARMISENKLRVTFEDVAGADEAKQELKEIIDFLKEPEKFQKLGGKIPKGALLLGPPGTGKTLLAKAVAGEAGVPFFSMSGADFVEMFVGVGASRVRDLFEQGKKNAPCIIFIDELDAVGRHRGAGLGGGHDEREQTLNQLLVEMDGFDSNEGVILLAATNRPDVLDSALLRPGRFDRQIVVDRPDVRGREGILKVHTRKIPLGSDVDISVLAKGTPGFSGADLANMVNEAALLAARKNKKKVDMEDLEEAKDKVLMGTERKSLLISDEEKRSTAYHEAGHAMVAKLTPGSDPVHKVTIIPRGRALGVTTTLPLDEKHNYSKDYCERMLIHLLGGRAAEKIVLNQLTTGAGNDIERATEIARKMVCEWGMSERLGPMTFGKKQEEIFLGREIAQHRDYSEKTAQLIDQEVRAIVEKAANTAEKLIQENLDKLHALAKALLEREMLDGNEIDAILNQVDEERKKQTRNKSQAKLAVNGSSLAKAPEPKRRTRKKSSAAQKPEAEKELV
- the hpt gene encoding hypoxanthine phosphoribosyltransferase, with the translated sequence MTDQPCFDGNLSKYKILISRQEIDRRVKELARQISDDYRDKCPILIGVLNGAFIFLSDLIREMDIDCEVDFVKISSYGGGRVSTGQIKTKKLFDSHVDGRHILIVEDIADSGRSIKFLEQMFEGTKPASLKFASLLLKEGNAVVDFKLDYVGFTIPTKFVVGYGLDYDQKYRNLRDIYVLD
- the tilS gene encoding tRNA lysidine(34) synthetase TilS is translated as MTDLVKNFIDYNENHQLIRSGDHVLVAVSGGIDSVVLLHLLIQIRDQFGLQLEILHVNHGLRGEQSDRDERFVAQLAERYQLPLIVRKVNVRKYQERHKVSEEEGARLLRYQVFQWALKRTGADHIALGHQADDQVETILDHWLRGSGVKGLSGMPVRRGKIIRPLLFATRKEIETYARAYKLDFVEDETNVMFHYRRNRIRHELIPYLEKQFNPAVKSAILRTAGIMSEVEIYLAEQGRLAVDRCLVSSKKDKIILDLNGFLKYFIIVQKYALYEIVARLALPRSVLTANKIERILRLASNRRSGKKVKLSSEWEVWHDSHFLAFCRRGGVPGKKSVPLNSVVPLSNEHLLLENRLMTIREVPQIFPTDRTVEYIDYDQVIGELKIRLPQPGDRFRPLNSPGQKKLSDFFIDRKVPLHERREIPLLVCDAGIIWVVGHQIDDKFKITDRTTRVLMLKVIEKGIAA